GCCGGCTTACACTTTTTGATGTACCAAACATAGGCCGCCAGGATCGTGAATAGACCCGGCACGAGCCAGATGGCTTCCTCCCGCGTTAGCCAAAAGGCCGCGAAAGAGATCCCGAGGCCAAGAAGCCACGGGAGCAAACTACGAGGCTGCGCTTTTCTCCTAACGAAGATTCCCGCCGCGCAAGCAATCGAGAGCAGCGCCAGACTTTGGTTCACGTCTGAGCGCATAGCTACCCAGGCGAGAGTCCCATACGTAAATGGGTTGAAATCGATGACGAAAAAGACCGCTCCCAGCGTTACAGGGTTGCGAATAATAGGGCGAACGGCGATGCAAGCGATGAAGCTCGCAAGAGCGTAGAGGAGTTCGTTCGCGAGCGCCAAGGGGACGCCAAATTCTTGGACTACGGCAAGATAGATCGGGAAGAATGGCTGCTTTATGAGCGTTAGATCATTGTAATCGCCAAACCAGCGGCCCTCCAAAATGCTCTTCGCGTGCTCGATAAAATTGCTAGCATCGTGTGGTCCGTTCTGTGACACGATCCTGATCTCCGACGTGAGCCAGAGCTTAATGACGACGACGACGATCACGATGCCGGCGAAGACCCAGGCGCGCCTATTTATCTGCCGGTCGCTGTTCCCGTAGATCGTCATGAGTTCTCCTATTAGGACGGACGATGGCGGCTGCGCAAACGCACGTTGCTTTTCGCAGCCTAACGCTGATGCAATGTGCACGCTGATTATTCCTCGGCAGAACAATCGGGGTAGATCGCCAATCGCTGCCGTTCGATTTGGCTTGCTGTTCCCCGCAAAAGGCCGGGTTCCGACCGGTCGGGGCTTCCATCCTTGACTGAAGAGCGGCCACGCCGCCGACTGAAGGGGACCTCCTCCCGCCACTCGTCCAAGGGAAAAGCCCAGAACAGGTAAGACTCGGTCTCCCGTGCGCCGAAAAACTCGCCTTGTATGAATCGAACCGCGTTCCCCGATCGCATTTCGACGTATTTGGAGGAGATCGAGGGGATCGTCAAGTCCATCTCGAGGTCAGACGTTCGTCGCGTCGTAGACCGTTTGTTCGAAGGCTGGCAGCAGGGCCAAACGACCTATATTATCGGAAACGGTGGTAGCGCGTCGACCGGCTCGCATATGATGAACGACCTTTCCAAGATGACCACGATCGAAGGCAAGAGGCGGTTCCGCGCTATTGCGCTGACCGACAATATGCCGTATATCACCGCCATCGGTAACGATATCGAGTACGCCGACGTTTTTGTCGAGCAACTTCGCAATCTGCTTCTACCCAAAGATATCCTCATTGCAATTTCGGGCTCGGGTAATTCCGAGAACATCATTCGCGCCGCCCGCTACGCAAACGAGATCGGTGCGACGGTGATCGGCCTGTGTGGGAACCCCGGAAGCAGGCTCTGCGCGTGCTCTGACGTCGCCGTCACGATTCCGGCGAACAGTATCTGCCAGCAAGAAGACGGCCACCTCATCCTCAACCACGCAATCGCCTTAGCATTACGCGAGCGCATTGCCGCGACTGCATGACCAAAGCCAAGCACGTCGTTGTAACCGGCGGAGCCGGCTTTATCGGCAGTCATCTCGTTGACCGGCTCGTTGCCGACGGTCACGACGTCGTTGCCGTTGACAACCTCAAGATAGGCCGCGAAAAGAACCTAGCAAAAGCCGTTGCAAGCGGGCGGTGCAAATTCATGCGCATGGATATCCGTGAGGGCGATGCCTTACCGGCCGTCTTCGCAGACGCCGACACCGTCTATCACCTGGCCGCCCTAGCCGACATCGTACCTTCCATCGAGCAACCCGTCGAGTATTTTACGACCAACGTAGACGGAACGTTTAACGTCATGGAAGCCGCGCGTGTGTGTGGGATCAAGCGCGTCGTCTACGCCGCCTCGAGTTCGTGTTATGGAATACCGGACGTGTATCCGACGCCGGAAGATGCGCCGATCCGGCCGCAGTACCCCTATGCGCTGACCAAATATTTAGGTGAGCGCATCGCATTACATTGGGGAAGTGTATACAATATTCCAACGGTCTCACTGCGCTTTTTTAACGTGTTCGGCCCGCGTGCGCGAACCTCTGGAACATATGGCGCCGTGTTCGGCGTCTTCCTCGCGCAAAAACTTGCGGGCAAGCCCTTTACCGTCGTCGGCGACGGAACGCAAACGCGGGACTTCACGTTCGTGACCGATATTGTCGAGGGCATCGTTACCGCGGCTGCGAGCGACCTGCGGGATGAGATTGTGAATTTGGGTTCCGGCGGCACCTACAGCGTGAACGACTTATGCCGCTTGCTCGGTGGCCCGATCGAACACATTCCCAAGCGTCCGGGCGAGCCGGATTGTACCTTTGCCGACACCTCGAAGGCGCAACGGCTGCTCAACTGGCGCGCGAAAACGCCGTTTGAGGATGGCGTCCGGATCATGCTCGAGCATATAGCCGATTGGCGCGACGCGCCGCTGTGGGACGCTCAATCGATTGCAGATGCGACCAAAGTTTGGTTCGAAAAACTCGGAGAAGCATCCACCGTATGAGCGTTCTCGACTCACGCGCAGCGAGTAAGATCGTCCCGCTCGACCAGTTCGCGCAGCGCGTTGCGGAGCTCAAAGCATCGGGCCGCAAGGTGGTGCTCTGTCACGGTGTCTTCGATCTACTCCATTACGGACACATTCTGCACTTCGACGAGGCGCGCCGTCAGGGTGACGCATTGGTCGTCACGATTACACCCGATATCTACGTCAATAAGGGGCCCGGCCGTCCCGCTTTCACGGAAGCCTATCGCGCGCAGATGCTTGCGGCATTAGAAATCGTTGACTACGTCGCCATCAACAAGTGGCCAACCGCCGTCGAGATGCTCAAACTCGTCCAGCCGGACGTCTACGCGAAAGGGCCCGACTACAAAAACCATCAGCAAGACATCACCGGCAAGATCGCCGATGAAGAAACCGCCGTTCGCCAGGGCGGCGGCCACATTTACTACACCGAAGACATCACCTTTTCAAGCTCTGCGCTGATCAATCGCCACCTGTCATCACATTCCCAAGAGGTGAATGAATATTTGACCAATTTGCGCGGCCGCTTCAGTCCGGCGCAAGTACATGGCGCAATCGATAAGCTGCGGAAGTTGCGTGTGCTGGTCGTCGGCGAAGCGATCGTGGATGAATATGTTTACGTCGATCAGTTGGGCAAGTCGTCGAAAGAGCCGGTCCTGGCAATGCGCTATACTTCCCAAGAGGAGTTTGCCGGCGGTGCGCTTGCCATTGCCAATCATTTAGCGGAGATCATCGACGACGTCAACCTCGTAACGTTCCTCGGAACGCGCGATTCACACGAGGAGTTCATTCGGACGCGCCTTGCGCGCAACGTCAGCCCCACGTTTTTCTACAAGTCGGACTCGCCTACGATTGTCAAGCGGCGGTATGTCGAAAGCTATCTGCTCCAGAAGTTGTTCGAAGTCTATTTCTTCAATGACGAGGTTCTCACGAGCGAAGACAGCGAACGCTTCAGCGCGCACCTCGAGAAGATCGCTTCCGGTTATGACCTCGTGATTTGCGCCGACTTCGGACACGGGATTTTCTCGCAACAGGCAGTCGACACGATTCAGACGCAGGCGAAGTTCTTAGCAATCAACACGCAACAGAACGCCGCCAATATCGGCTACCATACCCTCTCGCGTTATTCACGCGCGGATCTCGTCTGCACCAACGAAGGCGAGCTGCGCGCCGATGCGCGCGATCGCCTGGGCAGCATCGAACCGCTGATCCTGGCGGTCGCCGAGCGGCTCCACTTGGAGAATGCTTTGATTACCCGCGGTAAGCGAGGCGCGCTCTTCTATCGCGCGAGCGAAGGCTGGTCGAGCGGCCCAGCATTTGCAAAGACCGTCACCGACCGCATCGGCACCGGCGATGCCGTGCTCTCGTGGGTAGCGCCGATGGTGGCCGCGGGATTGCCCGGGCAGATGATCGCTTTCGTCGCAAATGTCG
The Candidatus Baltobacteraceae bacterium genome window above contains:
- a CDS encoding SDR family oxidoreductase; protein product: MTKAKHVVVTGGAGFIGSHLVDRLVADGHDVVAVDNLKIGREKNLAKAVASGRCKFMRMDIREGDALPAVFADADTVYHLAALADIVPSIEQPVEYFTTNVDGTFNVMEAARVCGIKRVVYAASSSCYGIPDVYPTPEDAPIRPQYPYALTKYLGERIALHWGSVYNIPTVSLRFFNVFGPRARTSGTYGAVFGVFLAQKLAGKPFTVVGDGTQTRDFTFVTDIVEGIVTAAASDLRDEIVNLGSGGTYSVNDLCRLLGGPIEHIPKRPGEPDCTFADTSKAQRLLNWRAKTPFEDGVRIMLEHIADWRDAPLWDAQSIADATKVWFEKLGEASTV
- a CDS encoding PfkB family carbohydrate kinase, whose amino-acid sequence is MSVLDSRAASKIVPLDQFAQRVAELKASGRKVVLCHGVFDLLHYGHILHFDEARRQGDALVVTITPDIYVNKGPGRPAFTEAYRAQMLAALEIVDYVAINKWPTAVEMLKLVQPDVYAKGPDYKNHQQDITGKIADEETAVRQGGGHIYYTEDITFSSSALINRHLSSHSQEVNEYLTNLRGRFSPAQVHGAIDKLRKLRVLVVGEAIVDEYVYVDQLGKSSKEPVLAMRYTSQEEFAGGALAIANHLAEIIDDVNLVTFLGTRDSHEEFIRTRLARNVSPTFFYKSDSPTIVKRRYVESYLLQKLFEVYFFNDEVLTSEDSERFSAHLEKIASGYDLVICADFGHGIFSQQAVDTIQTQAKFLAINTQQNAANIGYHTLSRYSRADLVCTNEGELRADARDRLGSIEPLILAVAERLHLENALITRGKRGALFYRASEGWSSGPAFAKTVTDRIGTGDAVLSWVAPMVAAGLPGQMIAFVANVVGAQAAQIVGNRTAVDRIATYKFIEAVLK
- a CDS encoding SIS domain-containing protein; the protein is MNRTAFPDRISTYLEEIEGIVKSISRSDVRRVVDRLFEGWQQGQTTYIIGNGGSASTGSHMMNDLSKMTTIEGKRRFRAIALTDNMPYITAIGNDIEYADVFVEQLRNLLLPKDILIAISGSGNSENIIRAARYANEIGATVIGLCGNPGSRLCACSDVAVTIPANSICQQEDGHLILNHAIALALRERIAATA